A single Agrococcus sp. ARC_14 DNA region contains:
- a CDS encoding LCP family protein encodes MRAATGAGSWMRRAAVPAVVLVALVGCSPSPPPSSPSPSPASLATSTPTTAPTPTPAATPTPTPTPAPDAGPLPEGAVTALLLGTDSRTPDSFEGNADAIVIVQLSADRETLALISVTRDSWVTIPGVGESKINAAFARGGAELMQATLSELLGGLEFDYVLQTGFDGFVGLIEAVDGVTVDNATPAIARYSTRGEVSETGIAYDFTADPIDLVDQESILFVRQRYGLPYGDLDRTERTRATIIGLLERLDELAADPPALTAALVHIMAQLRITGELQVADLVALTELSGTLQRDDILSLMAPIEGSTGRAGASVNVVDAARSAELGEALRAGDVQSYVDRYGTDYP; translated from the coding sequence ATGCGTGCAGCGACCGGAGCAGGCTCGTGGATGCGCCGCGCCGCGGTGCCGGCCGTCGTGCTGGTCGCGCTCGTCGGGTGCAGCCCGTCGCCTCCCCCGTCGTCGCCGTCGCCGTCGCCCGCCTCGCTCGCGACGAGCACACCGACGACAGCACCCACACCCACACCCGCGGCCACACCCACACCCACGCCCACGCCGGCCCCGGATGCGGGCCCACTCCCCGAGGGCGCCGTCACCGCGCTGCTGCTCGGCACCGACTCCCGCACGCCCGACAGCTTCGAGGGCAATGCCGACGCCATCGTGATCGTGCAGCTCTCGGCCGATCGCGAGACGCTCGCCCTGATCTCCGTCACCCGTGACTCGTGGGTGACGATCCCCGGCGTCGGCGAGTCGAAAATCAATGCAGCATTCGCGCGCGGCGGCGCCGAGCTCATGCAGGCGACGCTCTCCGAGCTGCTCGGCGGGCTCGAGTTCGACTACGTGCTCCAGACCGGATTCGACGGCTTCGTCGGGCTGATCGAGGCTGTCGACGGCGTCACGGTCGACAACGCCACGCCCGCCATCGCCCGCTACAGCACCCGTGGAGAGGTGAGCGAGACGGGCATCGCCTACGACTTCACGGCCGATCCCATCGATCTCGTCGACCAGGAGAGCATCCTGTTCGTGCGGCAGCGCTACGGCCTGCCCTATGGCGACCTCGACCGCACCGAGCGCACGCGCGCGACGATCATCGGGCTGCTCGAGCGGCTCGACGAGCTGGCGGCGGACCCGCCGGCTCTCACCGCAGCGCTCGTGCACATCATGGCCCAGCTGCGCATCACCGGCGAGCTGCAGGTCGCCGACCTGGTGGCGCTGACCGAGCTGAGCGGCACGCTGCAGCGCGACGACATCCTCAGCCTGATGGCGCCGATCGAGGGCTCGACCGGTCGGGCCGGCGCATCCGTCAACGTCGTCGATGCCGCGCGCAGCGCCGAGCTGGGCGAGGCGCTGCGGGCTGGCGATGTGCAGTCGTACGTCGACCGCTACGGCACCGACTACCCCTAG